The Pseudomonas sp. SCB32 DNA window CCCGGTCTACCGTTGAGTTTTCCCGTCTCCTCGCGGAGACGGCGCCCCAAGGGCAGGTGAGGGAAACATCGGTCCCGACCCCAGCGCCGCAACCCTCACCCTACCCCCTTCCCTCGGGAAGGGGAGCAAAAGATCAGGAGCATCGACATGCAACGCTATTCCGGCTTCGGCCTGCTCAAGCACTCCCTGAGCCACCACGAGAACTGGCAACGCATGTGGCGCACGCCCACGCCCAAGCCGGTCTACGACGTAGTCATCGTCGGCGGCGGCGGCCACGGCCTGGCCACGGCCTACTACCTGGCCAAGGAACACGGCATCACCAACGTCGCGGTGATCGAGAAGGGCTGGCTGGGCGGCGGCAACACCGCGCGCAACACCACCATCGTGCGTTCCAACTACCTGTGGGACGAGTCCGCGCTGCTCTATGAACACGCCATGAAGCTGTGGGAAGGCCTGTCCCAGGACCTGAACTACAACGTCATGTTCTCCCAGCGTGGCGTCTACAACCTCTGCCACACCCTGCAGGACATGCGTGACGGCGAACGCCGCGTCAGCGCCAACCGCCTGAACGGCGTGGACGGCGAACTGCTCAACGCGCAGCAGGTGGCCGAAGAGATTCCCTACCTGAACTGCACCAAGAGCGCCCGCTACCCGGTCATGGGCTCCACCGTGCAGCGTCGCGGCGGCGTGGCCCGTCACGATGCCGTGGCCTGGGGCTTCGCCCGTGCCGCCGACGCCCTGGGCGTGGACCTGATCCAGCAGACCGAAGTGATCGGCTTCCGCAAGCAGGATGGCGCGGTCATCGGCGTCGAGACCAACCGCGGCTTCATCG harbors:
- a CDS encoding sarcosine oxidase subunit beta; the encoded protein is MQRYSGFGLLKHSLSHHENWQRMWRTPTPKPVYDVVIVGGGGHGLATAYYLAKEHGITNVAVIEKGWLGGGNTARNTTIVRSNYLWDESALLYEHAMKLWEGLSQDLNYNVMFSQRGVYNLCHTLQDMRDGERRVSANRLNGVDGELLNAQQVAEEIPYLNCTKSARYPVMGSTVQRRGGVARHDAVAWGFARAADALGVDLIQQTEVIGFRKQDGAVIGVETNRGFIGAKRVGVVTAGNSGHMAKLAGFRLPIESHPLQALVSEPLKPIIDSVIMSNAVHGYISQSDKGDLVIGAGIDGYNGYGQRGSYPVIEHTLQAIVEMFPVLSRVRMNRQWGGIVDTTPDACPIIGKTPVKNLFFNCGWGTGGFKATPGSGNVFAATLAKGEPHPLAAPFSIERFHTGALIDEHGAAAVAH